The Leptospira sp. WS39.C2 genome contains a region encoding:
- a CDS encoding SRPBCC domain-containing protein, with product MEIYHKIGIRAKEEEVISALKTQKGLTNWWTKEVSGDFNSGISTIGGSISFGFGHGNAIIMNVQNVTSNQVLWECTSGPVDWVGSHIDFRLNLITNANGENMVLLYFEHKDWRNVSEFTAHCSMKWATFLLSLKNYIENGVGNPSPNDIKIDDIN from the coding sequence ATGGAGATTTATCACAAAATTGGAATTAGAGCAAAAGAGGAAGAAGTCATTAGTGCTCTAAAAACACAAAAAGGGCTTACCAATTGGTGGACAAAAGAGGTGAGCGGAGATTTTAATTCTGGAATTTCAACCATTGGTGGATCGATATCATTTGGTTTTGGGCATGGAAATGCGATTATTATGAATGTACAGAATGTAACTTCGAATCAAGTATTATGGGAATGTACTTCTGGTCCTGTGGATTGGGTTGGGTCACACATTGATTTTAGATTGAATTTAATCACAAATGCAAATGGTGAGAATATGGTACTTTTATACTTTGAACACAAAGATTGGAGAAATGTATCAGAGTTCACTGCGCATTGCAGTATGAAATGGGCTACCTTTCTTCTTAGTTTAAAAAACTATATTGAAAATGGTGTTGGAAATCCTTCTCCTAACGATATCAAAATTGATGATATCAATTAA